A stretch of Allostreptomyces psammosilenae DNA encodes these proteins:
- a CDS encoding DNA translocase FtsK: MATRATGGGAGARASQGAGRTGGGSPRKPSAGKAGAAKAGAGKAPARRSTAGTARPSARKAAAPPPPAPLPFRLLAGFWMGIAHAIGAGLRRIGTGARELDPAHRKDGLALLLLGLALVVAAATWSRLDSLAGEFVVAVVNGALGRLGVLVPVVLGAHAVRLMRHPDEVGAGGRIVVGVTALTIGTAGLVHLAAGAPSPSDGATVMRGAAGFAGWVATAPAVNLLGTALTWPLLVLVAFFGLLVVTATPVNAIPRRLRELGARLGAAHGHPDDDTPLALPAPGEGEEDGEAAPEAAGRTRRGGPARPRRRRARDLTPVADGPSDDPYSTVNMAAGVAAAAAEMDIAAGPGLAPPPLTGRRAERSRPPAEDRQADRSNGSDRSDHAEEEYPYREAAAVPDGAAGAAVTPRAARAAATAPREHGPAPVRTEQLQLAGDISYSLPPLSALHRGGPGKARSKANDDVVEALTGVFEQFNVDAAVTGFTRGPTVTRYVVELGPAVKVERITALAKNIAYAVASPDVRIISPIPGKSAVGIEIPNTDREMVQLGDVLRSPEAAADQHPLTVALGKDVEGGFVTANLARMPHVLVAGATGSGKSSCINCLITSVLVRATPEQVRLVLIDPKRVELTVYEGIPHLITPIITNPKKAAEALQWVVREMDLRYDDLAAFGFRHVDDFNRAVRAGKVSAPPGSERELAPYPYLLVIVDELADLMMVAPRDVEDSIVRITQLARAAGIHLVLATQRPSVDVVTGLIKANVPSRLAFATSSLADSRVILDQPGAEKLIGKGDALFLPMGAGKPVRMQGAFVTEEEVERVVRHCKEQLAPTYREDVTGGEGKKKEIDEEIGDDLDLLCQAAELVVSSQFGSTSMLQRKLRVGFAKAGRLMDLMESRGIVGPSEGSKARDVLVKPDDLDGVLAALRDG; encoded by the coding sequence ATGGCCACACGTGCGACCGGCGGCGGTGCGGGAGCCCGTGCGTCCCAGGGAGCGGGCCGCACGGGCGGCGGCTCCCCCCGTAAGCCCTCCGCCGGGAAGGCGGGCGCCGCCAAGGCCGGCGCCGGCAAGGCTCCCGCTAGGCGGTCGACGGCCGGCACGGCCCGGCCGTCGGCGCGCAAGGCCGCCGCCCCACCACCCCCCGCCCCGCTGCCGTTCCGCCTGCTGGCCGGCTTCTGGATGGGGATCGCCCACGCCATCGGCGCCGGGCTGCGGCGCATCGGCACCGGCGCGCGGGAACTGGATCCGGCGCACCGCAAGGACGGACTGGCGCTGCTGCTGCTCGGCCTCGCCCTGGTCGTCGCGGCGGCCACCTGGTCGCGGCTGGACTCCCTGGCCGGCGAGTTCGTGGTGGCCGTGGTGAACGGCGCGCTGGGCCGCCTGGGCGTGCTGGTGCCGGTGGTCCTCGGCGCCCACGCCGTCCGGCTGATGCGGCATCCGGACGAGGTGGGCGCGGGCGGCCGGATCGTGGTCGGCGTCACCGCCCTGACCATCGGCACCGCCGGACTCGTCCACCTGGCCGCCGGCGCGCCCAGTCCTTCCGACGGCGCCACCGTGATGCGCGGGGCGGCCGGATTCGCCGGCTGGGTGGCCACCGCGCCGGCCGTCAACCTGCTCGGCACCGCGCTGACCTGGCCGCTGCTGGTGCTGGTGGCCTTCTTCGGGCTGCTGGTCGTCACCGCCACCCCGGTCAACGCGATCCCCCGCCGACTGCGTGAACTCGGCGCCCGGCTCGGCGCGGCCCACGGTCACCCCGACGACGACACCCCGCTGGCGCTGCCCGCGCCGGGCGAGGGCGAGGAGGACGGCGAGGCCGCCCCGGAGGCGGCCGGCCGGACCCGCCGGGGCGGCCCGGCGCGGCCGCGCCGACGGCGGGCCCGCGACCTCACCCCGGTGGCCGACGGCCCGTCCGACGACCCGTACAGCACCGTCAACATGGCCGCCGGCGTCGCCGCGGCCGCCGCCGAGATGGACATCGCCGCGGGGCCGGGACTGGCGCCGCCTCCGCTGACCGGACGGCGGGCCGAACGCTCCCGTCCGCCGGCGGAGGACCGGCAGGCCGACCGCTCCAACGGCTCCGACCGCTCCGACCACGCGGAGGAGGAGTACCCGTACCGGGAGGCGGCGGCCGTGCCGGACGGCGCCGCCGGCGCCGCGGTCACCCCGCGCGCCGCCCGGGCCGCCGCCACCGCCCCGCGGGAGCACGGCCCCGCCCCGGTGCGCACCGAGCAGCTCCAGCTGGCCGGCGACATCTCCTACAGCCTCCCGCCGCTCAGCGCGCTGCACCGCGGCGGCCCCGGAAAGGCCCGCAGCAAGGCCAACGACGACGTCGTCGAGGCGCTGACCGGGGTCTTCGAGCAGTTCAACGTGGACGCGGCGGTCACCGGCTTCACCCGCGGGCCGACGGTCACCCGGTACGTCGTCGAGCTCGGCCCGGCCGTGAAGGTGGAGCGGATCACCGCGCTGGCCAAGAACATCGCCTACGCGGTGGCCAGCCCGGACGTCCGGATCATCAGCCCCATCCCGGGCAAGTCCGCCGTCGGCATCGAGATCCCGAACACCGACCGGGAGATGGTGCAGCTCGGTGACGTGCTCCGCTCCCCGGAGGCGGCGGCCGACCAGCACCCGCTCACCGTCGCGCTCGGCAAGGACGTCGAGGGCGGCTTCGTCACCGCCAACCTCGCCCGGATGCCGCACGTGCTGGTGGCCGGCGCCACCGGTTCCGGCAAGTCCAGCTGCATCAACTGCCTGATCACCTCCGTCCTGGTGCGGGCCACCCCGGAGCAGGTGCGGCTGGTGCTGATCGACCCCAAGCGGGTGGAGCTCACGGTCTACGAGGGCATTCCGCACCTGATCACGCCGATCATCACCAACCCCAAGAAGGCCGCCGAGGCCCTGCAGTGGGTGGTCCGCGAGATGGACCTGCGCTACGACGACCTCGCCGCCTTCGGCTTCCGGCACGTGGACGACTTCAACCGGGCGGTGCGGGCCGGCAAGGTCAGCGCCCCGCCCGGCAGCGAGCGCGAGCTCGCCCCCTACCCCTACCTGCTGGTGATCGTCGACGAGCTGGCCGACCTGATGATGGTGGCGCCGCGCGACGTCGAGGACTCCATCGTGCGCATCACCCAGCTGGCCCGTGCCGCCGGCATCCACCTGGTGCTGGCCACCCAGCGGCCCAGCGTGGACGTGGTCACCGGACTGATCAAGGCCAACGTGCCGTCCCGGCTGGCGTTCGCCACCTCCTCACTGGCCGACAGCCGGGTCATCCTGGACCAGCCGGGCGCGGAGAAGCTGATCGGCAAGGGGGACGCGCTCTTCCTGCCCATGGGGGCCGGCAAGCCGGTGCGCATGCAGGGGGCGTTCGTCACCGAGGAGGAGGTCGAACGGGTCGTCCGGCACTGCAAGGAGCAGCTCGCGCCCACCTACCGGGAGGACGTCACCGGGGGCGAGGGGAAGAAGAAGGAGATCGACGAGGAGATCGGCGACGACCTCGACCTGCTCTGCCAGGCCGCCGAGCTGGTGGTCTCCTCCCAGTTCGGCTCCACCTCGATGCTCCAGCGCAAGCTGCGGGTCGGGTTCGCCAAGGCCGGTCGGCTGATGGACCTGATGGAGTCCCGGGGCATCGTGGGCCCCAGCGAGGGCTCCAAGGCGCGCGACGTGCTGGTGAAGCCGGACGACCTCGACGGCGTCCTCGCCGCGCTCCGCGACGGCTGA